In Fibrobacter sp. UWB15, the following proteins share a genomic window:
- a CDS encoding TIR domain-containing protein encodes MASKKTVCSFDYENDRIYYNLLEAWNKNPNIDFHISDCTPDEIQTASVAIIKNVLSRKIGEANYMIAIIGKHSNDLHKNHEEIGYRNWQSYEIEKNYEKRNGLVVVTLDSSCSIPLACYGKGAKWVHGFDGSEIKKALDELAY; translated from the coding sequence ATGGCTAGCAAAAAAACGGTATGCTCATTCGATTACGAGAATGACCGCATATACTATAATTTATTGGAGGCTTGGAATAAGAATCCAAACATTGATTTTCACATTAGTGATTGTACTCCAGATGAAATCCAGACTGCGTCTGTAGCGATAATCAAAAATGTTCTTAGCCGTAAAATAGGTGAAGCGAATTATATGATAGCCATCATTGGGAAACATTCCAATGATTTGCATAAAAATCATGAAGAAATAGGTTATAGAAATTGGCAGTCATATGAAATTGAAAAGAACTATGAAAAGAGAAACGGATTGGTTGTGGTAACGCTGGATTCTTCATGCAGTATTCCTCTTGCTTGTTACGGTAAAGGGGCTAAATGGGTTCATGGTTTTGATGGAAGTGAAATAAAAAAAGCTTTAGATGAATTGGCTTATTGA